In Pseudorasbora parva isolate DD20220531a chromosome 9, ASM2467924v1, whole genome shotgun sequence, the following proteins share a genomic window:
- the rreb1b gene encoding ras-responsive element-binding protein 1 isoform X2, with protein MEMESASPEKTVSNGVGAADVNEQSNLPEDTVNNKPSTHTTEPVEGIMSFIETDCDGMDRPEHEDEGGVRTEEELSSINSMMSTVMNVGQINGVDSEPTKTSPRNTTKSPSANRTGRRNQEVKEDRSSFICPLCNKNCMTQHQLTMHIRQHNTDSGGTDHSCSICGKALSSASSLDRHMLVHSGERPYKCVICSQTFTTNGNMHRHMKIHEKDANSIPTSNSSQINKHRRLSTKRKPSAEDEAEQAEEPPVKKVMLMQKSGEDDSIKSEEDPLHCPICFKTFICKYDLESHMETHPDTTLRCNICCITFRTHRGLLRHNAVIHNQLPTDPTGRPFIQNNPSIPLGFGDLAFIDFSCQKFPQIAQIWCESNLRRCSSKFHKFVCEVCNKAFPLQQSLDLHKSSHKCNTDTSTEPQEQNAYAIKDTPKVNSHSMDTKEVNEQITHVDSTRSDEKNGFMECLGLQHSSFAKPEKSEEQIQQEVLDSIRFIRVEPPSTNLPQESSSSLGISIMEPVSLQAMNKNAALSLLSLQPLHGVVSSGMFVPISGQAAVELADIEQILKIAASVPPQMSLSLLPKGLGSPLQVDPKQISSLNPKPLITPRSSMGASTPPPPVMNAQQASSGNISPSLPPQTGQQVRATRQSLASSSSSTSSSPTNWESTQLGPDVIGTTIISYETGKQEEFDSKEKESRVVGKKTAKAEYPCRFCKEVFSFLGGLQAHMRHHLGASPYQCTICSYAAPDNATLIRHLRTHSGERPYVCRLCHYPFTVKANCERHLRKKHMKNTRKDIEKNIEYVTTSSSVSIGGTTLELLDAAGAGSTSCRYCGEDLKNYRALQIHLRTHNGCQRKPFECRQCGVAFLAKRNCIHHLLKHHPDVPEREIEEHIKSLVPVVVGGDTTVQTNPPTSNGLINSIVPQSVGPFSAPAEDQDQPLDFSSKSQKSIASNVKLEGTTSPPFNDCSMEPIDLSIPKDPEKKRMMKELPQSMSLNHHKVKKEKNSETTPGLLTALPVSTSNLAPALSSDLTKHFTRLKPLLPKPSSVSSTSEMAPLASIAQIISSVSATPVLIETGIDAKNTVSAMDFNTISEKKGLGTAKLDSTQNVSPDNSKKRGKKRTFQEEFCDPRLATGSGIDLESSGEFPSVEKMLATTDANKFSPYLQPSQMEPMKEEKEKPSVNKEAKEGREDKPKKPPQNKGKKNAYSNSVQKMTCPYCPRLFPWASSLQRHMLTHTGQKPYPCPQCESFFSTKSNCERHLLRKHGISNRALQTSGSRPKPKADEGSQGSTGSIESVSDAEPSVDIVDMSSVNPKQEERASSPEQAPEQTGQSGAEQTDSSTDPNQTQPAEGKPERVENDDDDDSQSNKSLDMNLASKLVDFKLSGTEQNQPKSTAEPVSPPDEFPHTCASCKKTFRHAATLSRHQKSHNQEVQSEDGGKKGRRQSASQNPITAPRKEMEQDANLEDDEKEENSSCVESGVDEEEKERDDTSDDEEEAASSELRALEEEGESAGGKTDKRKKICAVCSKRFWSLQDLTRHMRSHTGERPYKCQTCHRTFTLKHSLVRHQRVHQKPTDEKGTDEAEMNEETDGARDDERVMEGKDIRCSSGSESEATAPIQSENECEKAGVPQKEESDGHLKDIKEKQHPDDTSMEMSFAEEPPKEPQPDGAEQEEHPTEEQLVDSVETQSGCGPEPAKISVSSCTAAQEMTETPVQ; from the exons ATGG AAATGGAAAGTGCCTCTCCTGAAAAGACTGTCAGCAATGGTGTCGGGGCTGCCGATGTGAATGAACAGTCTAATTTACCAGAAGACACTGTTAACAATAagccatccacacacacaacagaaccTGTTGAAG GAATCATGTCATTTATAGAAACAGACTGTGATGGAATGGACAGACCAGAGCATGAAGATGAAGGTGGAGTCAGAACAGAGGAGGAGCTGTCCTCCATCAACTCCATGATGAGCACTGTCATGAATGTGGGCCAGATCAATGGAGTCGACTCTGAGCCCACCAAAACATCTCCCAGAAATACCACCAAATCACCCTCTGCCAACCGTACTGGGAGAAGAAATCAG GAAGTCAAAGAAGATCGCTCAAGCTTCATTTGCCCCCTGTGTAACAAAAACTGCATGACACAGCACCAGCTCACCATGCATATCAGACAG CACAACACAGATAGTGGGGGTACTGACCACTCCTGCAGTATCTGTGGGAAGGCTTTGAGCTCGGCCAGTTCTCTGGACCGCCACATGCTGGTTCACAGTGGAGAGAGGCCATACAAGTGTGTGATATGTAGCCAGACATTCACCACCAATGGAAACATGCACAG GCACATGAAAATACATGAAAAGGATGCAAACAGTATTCCTACCTCCAATTCTTCCCAAATAAACAAGCACCGACGACTTTCTACTAAGAGAAAGCCCAGTGCAGAGGATGAAGCGGAGCAGGCTGAGGAACCACCAGTTAAAAAG GTGATGTTGATGCAAAAGTCTGGAGAGGACGATTCTATCAAGAGTGAAGAAGATCCCCTTCACTGCCCCATCTGCTTTAAGACATTCATCTGTAAATATGATCTGGAATCACACATGGAGACACATCCTGACACTACACTCAG GTGTAATATTTGTTGCATTACCTTTCGTACGCACCGTGGTCTCCTGCGTCATAATGCCGTCATTCATAATCAGCTTCCCACTGACCCCACTGGACGACCCTTTATCCAGAATAACCCCTCCATACCTCTGGGGTTTGGAGACTTGGCTTTCATTGACTTCAGCTGTCAAAAGTTTCCCCAAATTGCACAG atctGGTGTGAGAGTAATTTGCGCAGATGCTCTAGCAAGTTCCATAAATTTGTTTGTGAGGTCTGCAACAAGGCCTTCCCTCTTCAGCAGTCTTTGGATCTCCACAAATCCTCACATAAATGTAACACAGACACCAGCACTGAACCTCAGGAACAAAATGCATATGCTATTAAGGATACACCCAAAGTCAACTCCCATTCCATGGATACCAAGGAGGTCAATGAACAAATAACACATGTTGATAGTACCCGTTCAGATGAGAAGAACGGTTTCATGGAGTGCCTAGGTCTCCAGCACTCCTCTTTTGCCAAGCCAGAGAAATCAGAAGAGCAAATTCAGCAGGAAGTTTTAGACagcattcgcttcattcgcgtcgAGCCACCTTCAACAAATCTACCTCAAGAAAGCAGTAGCAGTCTCGGCATCTCTATTATGGAGCCTGTCTCTCTTCAAGCCATGAACAAGAATGCCGCCCTCAGCCTCCTGTCGTTACAGCCGCTCCATGGTGTTGTTAGTAGCGGTATGTTTGTCCCAATAAGTGGTCAAGCTGCTGTGGAGCTGGCGGACATTGAACAAATCCTTAAGATCGCAGCCTCAGTGCCACCTCAGATGTCTTTGTCTCTGCTTCCCAAAGGTCTGGGCAGTCCTTTACAGGTTGACCCCAAACAAATTTCTTCCCTGAACCCTAAGCCTTTAATCACTCCTCGATCCAGCATGGGTGCTTCCACACCCCCTCCACCCGTCATGAACGCCCAACAGGCCTCATCGGGTAACATCAGTCCTAGCCTTCCACCCCAAACGGGCCAACAAGTAAGAGCTACCAGACAATCATTAGCCTCCTCTTCGTCCTCAACCTCGTCCTCTCCCACAAATTGGGAGTCTACTCAACTGGGGCCAGATGTCATAGGAACCACGATTATCTCTTATGAAACTGGAAAGCAAGAAGAGTTTGACAGTAAAGAGAAGGAATCAAGAGTTGTGGGCAAGAAGACAGCCAAGGCCGAGTACCCTTGTCGGTTCTGCAAAGAagtcttttcatttttaggtggtCTTCAGGCTCATATGCGTCACCATCTGGGAGCTTCGCCATATCAGTGTACCATTTGTAGCTATGCCGCTCCTGACAACGCAACGTTGATTCGACATCTCAGAACGCACAGCGGTGAGCGGCCATACGTATGTCGCCTCTGTCACTACCCTTTCACTGTGAAGGCCAACTGTGAACGCCATCTGCGTAAGAAACACATGAAGAACACACGAAAAGACATAGAGAAAAACATAGAATATGTAACCACCTCCTCTAGCGTGAGCATTGGAGGCACAACATTAGAACTCCTTGATGCGGCTGGTGCCGGTAGCACATCTTGTCGATATTGTGGGGAGGACCTTAAGAACTATCGAGCCCTTCAGATTCATCTGCGAACACACAATGGATGTCAACGTAAGCCATTTGAGTGTAGGCAATGTGGGGTGGCATTTCTCGCTAAAAGGAACTGCATTCACCACTTGCTGAAGCACCACCCAGATGTTCCAGAAAGGGAAATTGAAGAACACATTAAAAGTCTTGTACCAGTTGTGGTTGGAGGAGACACCACTGTTCAAACCAACCCTCCAACCTCAAATGGGCTGATTAACAGCATTGTCCCTCAGAGTGTAGGTCCCTTCTCTGCACCCGCTGAGGACCAGGACCAGCCTTTGGATTTCTCTAGCAAATCTCAAAAATCAATTGCTTCAAATGTTAAGCTTGAAGGAACAACATCTCCTCCCTTTAATGACTGCTCTATGGAGCCCATTGATCTCTCAATACCTAAGGATCCTGAGAAGAAGAGAATGATGAAAGAACTTCCTCAGAGCATGTCCCTGAACCATCATAAGGTCAAGAAAGAAAAGAACTCTGAAACAACCCCtggacttcttacagctctccCAGTTTCCACTTCTAACTTGGCCCCAGCTCTATCCAGTGACCTTACCAAACACTTTACTCGTTTGAAGCCACTTTTACCAAAACCATCTTCTGTTTCCAGTACTTCTGAAATGGCTCCGCTGGCCTCCATTGCTCAGATCATCTCGTCTGTGTCAGCTACCCCGGTGCTGATCGAAACGGGAATAGATGCCAAGAACACTGTTAGTGCAATGGATTTTAATACAATAAGTGAGAAGAAGGGTCTAGGCACCGCTAAACTCGATTCCACTCAAAATGTATCTCCTGATAACTCAAAGAAGAGAGGCAAGAAGAGAACATTTCAGGAGGAGTTCTGTGATCCAAGATTGGCAACAGGCAGTGGCATTGACCTTGAGTCAAGTGGCGAGTTTCCCAGTGTAGAGAAAATGCTAGCTACTACTGATGCAAATAAATTCAGCCCCTACTTACAACCCAGTCAGATGGAGCCAATGAAAGAAGAGAAAGAGAAGCCGTCTGTCAATAAGGAGGCAAAGGAAGGACGAGAGGACAAGCCAAAGAAACCCCCACAGAACAAAGGAAAGAAGAATGCCTACTCCAATTCAGTGCAGAAAATGACCTGCCCGTACTGCCCACGTTTGTTCCCCTGGGCCAGCTCATTGCAAAGGCATATGCTAACACACACAG GTCAGAAGCCATACCCTTGTCCTCAGTGTGAGTCGTTCTTCTCCACCAAGTCAAACTGTGAGCGCCACCTGCTCCGCAAACATGGGATATCTAACCGAGCACTTCAAACCAGTGGATCTCGACCCAAACCTAAAGCTGACGAAGGGTCCCAAGGAAGCACAGGCAGTATTG AGAGCGTATCTGACGCTGAACCTTCTGTGGATATTGTGGATATGAGCTCTGTCAACCCCAAACAAGAAGAGAGAGCTTCATCCCCAGAACAAGCACCAGAACAAACAGGACAATCAGGCGCTGAACAAACAGACAGCAGCACAGATCCAAACCAAACACAGCCAGCTGAAGGAAAGCCTGAGAGAGTAgaaaatgatgatgatgacgactCTCAGAGCAACAAGAGTCTTGATATGAACCTTGCCAGCAAGCTCGTAGACTTCAAGCTTTCTGGAACAGAGCAGAACCAGCCTAAATCAACTGCTGAACCGGTTTCTCCTCCCGACGAGTTCCCCCACACCTGTGCGTCCTGCAAAAAGACCTTCCGCCATGCAGCCACTCTCAGCCGGCACCAGAAATCTCACAATCAGGAGGTCCAGTCCGAGGATGGAGGCAAGAAGGGAAGACGCCAAAGTGCTTCACAAAACCCAATCACAGCGCCCAGAAAAGAGATGGAGCAGGACGCAAATTTAGAAGATGATGAAAAGGAGGAGAATAGCAGCTGTGTAGAAAGTGGTGTTGatgaggaggagaaggagagaGACGATACGAGTGATGATGAAGAAGAGGCTGCTTCCTCAGAGCTCAGGGCTTTGGAAGAGGAGGGCGAGTCAGCCGGAGGCAAAACCGATAAGAGAAAGAAGATCTGTGCTGTGTGCAGCAAACGCTTCTGGAGCCTGCAAGACTTGACCAGACACATGCGTTCACATACTG GTGAACGACCTTATAAGTGCCAAACCTGCCATCGTACCTTCACCCTAAAGCACAGTCTGGTGAGGCATCAGCGTGTCCACCAGAAACCCACGGATGAAAAAGGGACCGATGAGGCAGAGATGAACGAAGAAACGGATGGAGCAAGAGATGACGAAAGAGTGATGGAGGGAAAAGATATCAGGTGTTCATCTGGAAGTGAAAGTGAAGCAACAGCTCCAATCCAGAGTGAAAATGAATGTGAGAAAGCAGGAGTGCCCCAAAAAGAAGAGAGTGATGGACACTTGAAGGACATTAAGGAGAAGCAGCACCCTGATGATACATCTATGGAGATGAGTTTTGCTGAAGAACCTCCCAAAGAACCTCAGCCTGATGGGGCCGAACAGGAGGAGCATCCAACCGAGGAACAGTTAGTCGACTCAGTAGAGACCCAATCAGGCTGTGGCCCAGAACCTGCAAAAATCAGTGTCTCTAGCTGTACAGCGGCTCAGGAAATGACAGAGACGCCTGTTCAGTGA
- the rreb1b gene encoding ras-responsive element-binding protein 1 isoform X1 yields MEMESASPEKTVSNGVGAADVNEQSNLPEDTVNNKPSTHTTEPVEGIMSFIETDCDGMDRPEHEDEGGVRTEEELSSINSMMSTVMNVGQINGVDSEPTKTSPRNTTKSPSANRTGRRNQVLQKEVKEDRSSFICPLCNKNCMTQHQLTMHIRQHNTDSGGTDHSCSICGKALSSASSLDRHMLVHSGERPYKCVICSQTFTTNGNMHRHMKIHEKDANSIPTSNSSQINKHRRLSTKRKPSAEDEAEQAEEPPVKKVMLMQKSGEDDSIKSEEDPLHCPICFKTFICKYDLESHMETHPDTTLRCNICCITFRTHRGLLRHNAVIHNQLPTDPTGRPFIQNNPSIPLGFGDLAFIDFSCQKFPQIAQIWCESNLRRCSSKFHKFVCEVCNKAFPLQQSLDLHKSSHKCNTDTSTEPQEQNAYAIKDTPKVNSHSMDTKEVNEQITHVDSTRSDEKNGFMECLGLQHSSFAKPEKSEEQIQQEVLDSIRFIRVEPPSTNLPQESSSSLGISIMEPVSLQAMNKNAALSLLSLQPLHGVVSSGMFVPISGQAAVELADIEQILKIAASVPPQMSLSLLPKGLGSPLQVDPKQISSLNPKPLITPRSSMGASTPPPPVMNAQQASSGNISPSLPPQTGQQVRATRQSLASSSSSTSSSPTNWESTQLGPDVIGTTIISYETGKQEEFDSKEKESRVVGKKTAKAEYPCRFCKEVFSFLGGLQAHMRHHLGASPYQCTICSYAAPDNATLIRHLRTHSGERPYVCRLCHYPFTVKANCERHLRKKHMKNTRKDIEKNIEYVTTSSSVSIGGTTLELLDAAGAGSTSCRYCGEDLKNYRALQIHLRTHNGCQRKPFECRQCGVAFLAKRNCIHHLLKHHPDVPEREIEEHIKSLVPVVVGGDTTVQTNPPTSNGLINSIVPQSVGPFSAPAEDQDQPLDFSSKSQKSIASNVKLEGTTSPPFNDCSMEPIDLSIPKDPEKKRMMKELPQSMSLNHHKVKKEKNSETTPGLLTALPVSTSNLAPALSSDLTKHFTRLKPLLPKPSSVSSTSEMAPLASIAQIISSVSATPVLIETGIDAKNTVSAMDFNTISEKKGLGTAKLDSTQNVSPDNSKKRGKKRTFQEEFCDPRLATGSGIDLESSGEFPSVEKMLATTDANKFSPYLQPSQMEPMKEEKEKPSVNKEAKEGREDKPKKPPQNKGKKNAYSNSVQKMTCPYCPRLFPWASSLQRHMLTHTGQKPYPCPQCESFFSTKSNCERHLLRKHGISNRALQTSGSRPKPKADEGSQGSTGSIESVSDAEPSVDIVDMSSVNPKQEERASSPEQAPEQTGQSGAEQTDSSTDPNQTQPAEGKPERVENDDDDDSQSNKSLDMNLASKLVDFKLSGTEQNQPKSTAEPVSPPDEFPHTCASCKKTFRHAATLSRHQKSHNQEVQSEDGGKKGRRQSASQNPITAPRKEMEQDANLEDDEKEENSSCVESGVDEEEKERDDTSDDEEEAASSELRALEEEGESAGGKTDKRKKICAVCSKRFWSLQDLTRHMRSHTGERPYKCQTCHRTFTLKHSLVRHQRVHQKPTDEKGTDEAEMNEETDGARDDERVMEGKDIRCSSGSESEATAPIQSENECEKAGVPQKEESDGHLKDIKEKQHPDDTSMEMSFAEEPPKEPQPDGAEQEEHPTEEQLVDSVETQSGCGPEPAKISVSSCTAAQEMTETPVQ; encoded by the exons ATGG AAATGGAAAGTGCCTCTCCTGAAAAGACTGTCAGCAATGGTGTCGGGGCTGCCGATGTGAATGAACAGTCTAATTTACCAGAAGACACTGTTAACAATAagccatccacacacacaacagaaccTGTTGAAG GAATCATGTCATTTATAGAAACAGACTGTGATGGAATGGACAGACCAGAGCATGAAGATGAAGGTGGAGTCAGAACAGAGGAGGAGCTGTCCTCCATCAACTCCATGATGAGCACTGTCATGAATGTGGGCCAGATCAATGGAGTCGACTCTGAGCCCACCAAAACATCTCCCAGAAATACCACCAAATCACCCTCTGCCAACCGTACTGGGAGAAGAAATCAGGTATTGCAGAAG GAAGTCAAAGAAGATCGCTCAAGCTTCATTTGCCCCCTGTGTAACAAAAACTGCATGACACAGCACCAGCTCACCATGCATATCAGACAG CACAACACAGATAGTGGGGGTACTGACCACTCCTGCAGTATCTGTGGGAAGGCTTTGAGCTCGGCCAGTTCTCTGGACCGCCACATGCTGGTTCACAGTGGAGAGAGGCCATACAAGTGTGTGATATGTAGCCAGACATTCACCACCAATGGAAACATGCACAG GCACATGAAAATACATGAAAAGGATGCAAACAGTATTCCTACCTCCAATTCTTCCCAAATAAACAAGCACCGACGACTTTCTACTAAGAGAAAGCCCAGTGCAGAGGATGAAGCGGAGCAGGCTGAGGAACCACCAGTTAAAAAG GTGATGTTGATGCAAAAGTCTGGAGAGGACGATTCTATCAAGAGTGAAGAAGATCCCCTTCACTGCCCCATCTGCTTTAAGACATTCATCTGTAAATATGATCTGGAATCACACATGGAGACACATCCTGACACTACACTCAG GTGTAATATTTGTTGCATTACCTTTCGTACGCACCGTGGTCTCCTGCGTCATAATGCCGTCATTCATAATCAGCTTCCCACTGACCCCACTGGACGACCCTTTATCCAGAATAACCCCTCCATACCTCTGGGGTTTGGAGACTTGGCTTTCATTGACTTCAGCTGTCAAAAGTTTCCCCAAATTGCACAG atctGGTGTGAGAGTAATTTGCGCAGATGCTCTAGCAAGTTCCATAAATTTGTTTGTGAGGTCTGCAACAAGGCCTTCCCTCTTCAGCAGTCTTTGGATCTCCACAAATCCTCACATAAATGTAACACAGACACCAGCACTGAACCTCAGGAACAAAATGCATATGCTATTAAGGATACACCCAAAGTCAACTCCCATTCCATGGATACCAAGGAGGTCAATGAACAAATAACACATGTTGATAGTACCCGTTCAGATGAGAAGAACGGTTTCATGGAGTGCCTAGGTCTCCAGCACTCCTCTTTTGCCAAGCCAGAGAAATCAGAAGAGCAAATTCAGCAGGAAGTTTTAGACagcattcgcttcattcgcgtcgAGCCACCTTCAACAAATCTACCTCAAGAAAGCAGTAGCAGTCTCGGCATCTCTATTATGGAGCCTGTCTCTCTTCAAGCCATGAACAAGAATGCCGCCCTCAGCCTCCTGTCGTTACAGCCGCTCCATGGTGTTGTTAGTAGCGGTATGTTTGTCCCAATAAGTGGTCAAGCTGCTGTGGAGCTGGCGGACATTGAACAAATCCTTAAGATCGCAGCCTCAGTGCCACCTCAGATGTCTTTGTCTCTGCTTCCCAAAGGTCTGGGCAGTCCTTTACAGGTTGACCCCAAACAAATTTCTTCCCTGAACCCTAAGCCTTTAATCACTCCTCGATCCAGCATGGGTGCTTCCACACCCCCTCCACCCGTCATGAACGCCCAACAGGCCTCATCGGGTAACATCAGTCCTAGCCTTCCACCCCAAACGGGCCAACAAGTAAGAGCTACCAGACAATCATTAGCCTCCTCTTCGTCCTCAACCTCGTCCTCTCCCACAAATTGGGAGTCTACTCAACTGGGGCCAGATGTCATAGGAACCACGATTATCTCTTATGAAACTGGAAAGCAAGAAGAGTTTGACAGTAAAGAGAAGGAATCAAGAGTTGTGGGCAAGAAGACAGCCAAGGCCGAGTACCCTTGTCGGTTCTGCAAAGAagtcttttcatttttaggtggtCTTCAGGCTCATATGCGTCACCATCTGGGAGCTTCGCCATATCAGTGTACCATTTGTAGCTATGCCGCTCCTGACAACGCAACGTTGATTCGACATCTCAGAACGCACAGCGGTGAGCGGCCATACGTATGTCGCCTCTGTCACTACCCTTTCACTGTGAAGGCCAACTGTGAACGCCATCTGCGTAAGAAACACATGAAGAACACACGAAAAGACATAGAGAAAAACATAGAATATGTAACCACCTCCTCTAGCGTGAGCATTGGAGGCACAACATTAGAACTCCTTGATGCGGCTGGTGCCGGTAGCACATCTTGTCGATATTGTGGGGAGGACCTTAAGAACTATCGAGCCCTTCAGATTCATCTGCGAACACACAATGGATGTCAACGTAAGCCATTTGAGTGTAGGCAATGTGGGGTGGCATTTCTCGCTAAAAGGAACTGCATTCACCACTTGCTGAAGCACCACCCAGATGTTCCAGAAAGGGAAATTGAAGAACACATTAAAAGTCTTGTACCAGTTGTGGTTGGAGGAGACACCACTGTTCAAACCAACCCTCCAACCTCAAATGGGCTGATTAACAGCATTGTCCCTCAGAGTGTAGGTCCCTTCTCTGCACCCGCTGAGGACCAGGACCAGCCTTTGGATTTCTCTAGCAAATCTCAAAAATCAATTGCTTCAAATGTTAAGCTTGAAGGAACAACATCTCCTCCCTTTAATGACTGCTCTATGGAGCCCATTGATCTCTCAATACCTAAGGATCCTGAGAAGAAGAGAATGATGAAAGAACTTCCTCAGAGCATGTCCCTGAACCATCATAAGGTCAAGAAAGAAAAGAACTCTGAAACAACCCCtggacttcttacagctctccCAGTTTCCACTTCTAACTTGGCCCCAGCTCTATCCAGTGACCTTACCAAACACTTTACTCGTTTGAAGCCACTTTTACCAAAACCATCTTCTGTTTCCAGTACTTCTGAAATGGCTCCGCTGGCCTCCATTGCTCAGATCATCTCGTCTGTGTCAGCTACCCCGGTGCTGATCGAAACGGGAATAGATGCCAAGAACACTGTTAGTGCAATGGATTTTAATACAATAAGTGAGAAGAAGGGTCTAGGCACCGCTAAACTCGATTCCACTCAAAATGTATCTCCTGATAACTCAAAGAAGAGAGGCAAGAAGAGAACATTTCAGGAGGAGTTCTGTGATCCAAGATTGGCAACAGGCAGTGGCATTGACCTTGAGTCAAGTGGCGAGTTTCCCAGTGTAGAGAAAATGCTAGCTACTACTGATGCAAATAAATTCAGCCCCTACTTACAACCCAGTCAGATGGAGCCAATGAAAGAAGAGAAAGAGAAGCCGTCTGTCAATAAGGAGGCAAAGGAAGGACGAGAGGACAAGCCAAAGAAACCCCCACAGAACAAAGGAAAGAAGAATGCCTACTCCAATTCAGTGCAGAAAATGACCTGCCCGTACTGCCCACGTTTGTTCCCCTGGGCCAGCTCATTGCAAAGGCATATGCTAACACACACAG GTCAGAAGCCATACCCTTGTCCTCAGTGTGAGTCGTTCTTCTCCACCAAGTCAAACTGTGAGCGCCACCTGCTCCGCAAACATGGGATATCTAACCGAGCACTTCAAACCAGTGGATCTCGACCCAAACCTAAAGCTGACGAAGGGTCCCAAGGAAGCACAGGCAGTATTG AGAGCGTATCTGACGCTGAACCTTCTGTGGATATTGTGGATATGAGCTCTGTCAACCCCAAACAAGAAGAGAGAGCTTCATCCCCAGAACAAGCACCAGAACAAACAGGACAATCAGGCGCTGAACAAACAGACAGCAGCACAGATCCAAACCAAACACAGCCAGCTGAAGGAAAGCCTGAGAGAGTAgaaaatgatgatgatgacgactCTCAGAGCAACAAGAGTCTTGATATGAACCTTGCCAGCAAGCTCGTAGACTTCAAGCTTTCTGGAACAGAGCAGAACCAGCCTAAATCAACTGCTGAACCGGTTTCTCCTCCCGACGAGTTCCCCCACACCTGTGCGTCCTGCAAAAAGACCTTCCGCCATGCAGCCACTCTCAGCCGGCACCAGAAATCTCACAATCAGGAGGTCCAGTCCGAGGATGGAGGCAAGAAGGGAAGACGCCAAAGTGCTTCACAAAACCCAATCACAGCGCCCAGAAAAGAGATGGAGCAGGACGCAAATTTAGAAGATGATGAAAAGGAGGAGAATAGCAGCTGTGTAGAAAGTGGTGTTGatgaggaggagaaggagagaGACGATACGAGTGATGATGAAGAAGAGGCTGCTTCCTCAGAGCTCAGGGCTTTGGAAGAGGAGGGCGAGTCAGCCGGAGGCAAAACCGATAAGAGAAAGAAGATCTGTGCTGTGTGCAGCAAACGCTTCTGGAGCCTGCAAGACTTGACCAGACACATGCGTTCACATACTG GTGAACGACCTTATAAGTGCCAAACCTGCCATCGTACCTTCACCCTAAAGCACAGTCTGGTGAGGCATCAGCGTGTCCACCAGAAACCCACGGATGAAAAAGGGACCGATGAGGCAGAGATGAACGAAGAAACGGATGGAGCAAGAGATGACGAAAGAGTGATGGAGGGAAAAGATATCAGGTGTTCATCTGGAAGTGAAAGTGAAGCAACAGCTCCAATCCAGAGTGAAAATGAATGTGAGAAAGCAGGAGTGCCCCAAAAAGAAGAGAGTGATGGACACTTGAAGGACATTAAGGAGAAGCAGCACCCTGATGATACATCTATGGAGATGAGTTTTGCTGAAGAACCTCCCAAAGAACCTCAGCCTGATGGGGCCGAACAGGAGGAGCATCCAACCGAGGAACAGTTAGTCGACTCAGTAGAGACCCAATCAGGCTGTGGCCCAGAACCTGCAAAAATCAGTGTCTCTAGCTGTACAGCGGCTCAGGAAATGACAGAGACGCCTGTTCAGTGA